In Bacteriovorax stolpii, a single genomic region encodes these proteins:
- a CDS encoding S41 family peptidase, translating into MSCSRKPEEQVIKLLEEKYANLYINNETHKREVIKELDEYLQKKPIDDNNIEEIRQILNRINDGHVVIFDGRKEKNLRFQSGLNFVKGAYEVRSCPTCSPVIPEDKYEIIGIDGLSLSEYLKKNHNTVAGSTEWGRNYRLVRLLEESTSSTPVALKLKSTTGKVLSTMINWAPSQMQYKPCVSSERLKNNIYKLNIYNLWCDEGKDNVSREGVYENFKRQFDEATAGITDNDRIVIDLRENGGGGDLEVEYTVNAFIEKPVMLYHYKYLRKTHPGKRKWIEKFWPFRLSLWSQDEYDYTRPIHRPKKTFYNAKIITMVSHGCFSSCESIASVLKEEKRTALVGSKTHGGAGDPVIFPLGETPFSINLPTCITWQYKDHFYEGEGVMPQLVSEQDPKNKEDTVLKLAIDQVLKDKQ; encoded by the coding sequence TCAATAATGAAACTCACAAACGAGAAGTCATTAAAGAGCTAGACGAGTATCTTCAGAAAAAACCAATCGATGACAACAACATTGAGGAAATCCGCCAGATCCTAAACCGTATTAATGACGGTCACGTAGTGATTTTTGACGGACGCAAAGAAAAAAATCTTCGCTTTCAAAGCGGATTAAATTTTGTCAAAGGAGCTTACGAGGTAAGGAGTTGTCCGACGTGCTCTCCGGTCATCCCGGAAGACAAGTATGAAATTATCGGTATCGATGGACTGAGTCTGTCTGAGTATTTAAAGAAAAATCACAATACAGTTGCCGGCTCTACCGAGTGGGGAAGAAATTATCGTCTGGTAAGGCTTTTAGAAGAGTCGACTTCATCTACACCTGTGGCTTTAAAGTTGAAATCAACGACTGGAAAAGTGTTGAGCACAATGATTAATTGGGCCCCTTCGCAAATGCAGTACAAACCTTGCGTGAGTTCGGAAAGATTAAAAAACAATATCTATAAACTCAATATCTATAACCTTTGGTGTGATGAAGGAAAAGACAATGTAAGCCGCGAAGGAGTTTATGAAAATTTCAAAAGGCAATTTGATGAGGCTACCGCGGGGATTACAGACAACGATAGAATCGTGATTGACCTAAGAGAAAACGGTGGAGGAGGCGATCTGGAGGTGGAGTACACCGTCAATGCTTTCATTGAAAAACCAGTCATGCTTTATCACTATAAATACCTAAGAAAGACTCATCCGGGAAAGAGAAAGTGGATTGAGAAGTTCTGGCCGTTTCGTCTAAGCCTATGGTCGCAGGATGAATATGATTACACTCGTCCAATTCATAGACCAAAAAAGACTTTTTATAATGCTAAAATCATCACCATGGTTTCTCATGGGTGTTTTTCTTCGTGTGAGTCCATTGCTTCAGTTTTAAAAGAAGAAAAGAGAACGGCACTTGTTGGCTCCAAGACTCACGGCGGGGCCGGAGACCCGGTGATTTTCCCGCTAGGTGAGACACCTTTTTCGATCAACCTTCCCACTTGCATTACATGGCAATACAAAGATCACTTCTATGAAGGGGAAGGTGTTATGCCTCAGCTAGTGTCTGAGCAGGACCCGAAGAATAAAGAAGATACAGTTTTAAAATTAGCTATTGATCAAGTTCTAAAAGATAAGCAATAG